A genomic segment from Nitrosopumilus sp. K4 encodes:
- a CDS encoding plastocyanin/azurin family copper-binding protein has product MTRTKLMGIPTAILSIALMALFVPSSAELLQDVFAEQNTMEQKNMQMTTQIQTQENISLEFNVPQTITAGKLVPINARVLDSDLGANLSHTDWAYSVSGPNGEIVHKSTTLHGHFGVMNFKDSFPGSGTYTIKYTVSSSGSFMLGMPIPELGQTRAVVSGDILKFEQDPKNNFGTRTFEFTVDVVNQEKTVVLKGSQPDTEVLVKFTTKPERIVVGQPTTILIDVDDAKTGEDATHVDGQLTVRRGYYHYPSASGEQPSAPIPLHGAYHGHKGAMATTHTFSQPGTYIISADLSSIPYSVPNFGESSAIFVIQVHENEMLQSMQNMKPVESTKENTVGIVGLESPFYVPNMIKVTAGQTITFDNVDGNQHTVTSVKQGTTEFDGRFDSGLLQHGEKFELALNEKGTYDYFCALHTSMRGTIIVS; this is encoded by the coding sequence ATGACAAGAACAAAACTCATGGGAATACCAACAGCAATTCTATCAATAGCTTTGATGGCCTTGTTTGTTCCATCTTCAGCAGAACTATTACAAGATGTTTTTGCAGAACAAAATACTATGGAACAAAAAAACATGCAAATGACAACTCAGATTCAAACACAAGAAAATATTTCACTAGAATTCAATGTTCCTCAAACAATCACTGCAGGGAAATTAGTTCCAATTAATGCAAGAGTACTTGATTCAGATCTTGGTGCAAATCTATCTCATACTGATTGGGCATATTCTGTTAGCGGTCCAAATGGAGAGATTGTTCACAAATCAACTACGCTCCATGGACATTTTGGTGTAATGAACTTCAAAGATAGTTTTCCTGGATCTGGAACATATACAATAAAGTACACTGTTTCCTCATCAGGCTCCTTTATGCTTGGAATGCCAATTCCTGAGCTAGGTCAAACTAGAGCAGTAGTTTCAGGGGATATTTTGAAGTTTGAACAAGATCCAAAAAATAATTTTGGCACAAGAACCTTTGAATTTACAGTTGATGTGGTAAATCAAGAAAAAACTGTTGTTCTAAAAGGCTCTCAGCCAGACACTGAAGTTTTGGTGAAATTCACTACAAAACCTGAACGAATTGTTGTAGGTCAACCAACCACCATACTCATTGATGTGGATGATGCAAAAACTGGGGAAGACGCAACACATGTAGACGGTCAACTGACAGTACGTCGTGGATACTATCATTATCCATCTGCATCTGGAGAACAGCCTTCAGCTCCTATTCCGTTACATGGTGCATACCATGGTCACAAAGGTGCGATGGCAACTACCCACACATTTTCCCAGCCAGGAACCTACATAATTTCTGCAGATTTGAGCTCTATTCCGTACTCGGTTCCAAATTTTGGTGAGTCATCAGCAATTTTTGTAATCCAAGTACATGAAAACGAAATGCTCCAAAGCATGCAAAACATGAAACCTGTAGAAAGTACAAAAGAAAACACTGTGGGCATTGTAGGGCTAGAATCTCCATTTTATGTCCCAAATATGATCAAGGTGACTGCTGGTCAAACCATTACCTTTGACAACGTAGATGGAAATCAGCATACAGTTACATCTGTCAAGCAAGGAACTACCGAATTTGACGGTAGATTTGATAGCGGTCTTTTGCAGCATGGAGAAAAATTTGAACTTGCTCTCAATGAGAAGGGAACTTATGACTATTTTTGTGCATTGCATACTAGTATGCGAGGAACAATCATAGTTTCCTAA
- the speB gene encoding agmatinase produces the protein MEKICWDNSQYVDSDVVIIGIPDESQSHSMREGTSKAPDQIRIASNLMDSYTRNEKKSLGLPVNGISKHVCDYGNIARNEIPQTFEKIFSDSKIPISIGGDHSMSSQIIRQLSHKSNRTSLVYFDAHPDFVTSTKNYYGSVFGDVLDCIEPKTSIQIGIRTPEQEELDNLQENQIHVITPFEIAEKGISKISQQVLDILGDDVYVSFDMDCIDPSYAPGVSVPVPMGLSSVDTMYLLKKIADRGILGMDLVEVCPPYDINNRTSHLASRMIGEVISSIK, from the coding sequence ATGGAAAAAATATGCTGGGATAATTCCCAATACGTTGACAGTGACGTTGTTATTATTGGAATTCCAGACGAGTCCCAATCACATTCTATGAGAGAGGGAACCTCAAAAGCTCCTGATCAAATTAGAATTGCGTCCAATCTCATGGACTCTTACACAAGAAATGAAAAGAAATCACTTGGTCTGCCTGTAAATGGAATTTCCAAACATGTTTGTGATTATGGAAATATTGCTAGAAATGAGATTCCACAAACATTTGAAAAAATATTTTCTGATTCTAAAATTCCGATATCGATAGGAGGTGATCATTCAATGAGCTCACAGATTATCCGACAACTCTCACACAAATCAAACAGAACATCGCTTGTGTATTTTGATGCTCATCCTGATTTTGTAACTTCAACTAAGAACTACTATGGCTCTGTTTTTGGAGATGTTTTGGATTGTATTGAACCCAAAACCAGCATTCAGATAGGAATTAGAACGCCTGAACAAGAAGAACTGGATAATCTGCAAGAGAACCAAATTCACGTGATAACTCCTTTTGAAATTGCTGAAAAAGGCATATCAAAAATATCACAACAGGTACTTGATATTCTTGGAGATGATGTCTATGTCTCATTTGATATGGACTGTATTGATCCGTCTTATGCACCTGGCGTCTCTGTACCTGTTCCAATGGGACTGTCTAGTGTAGATACCATGTATCTGCTCAAAAAGATTGCAGACCGTGGAATTTTGGGAATGGATCTGGTAGAGGTGTGTCCGCCATATGACATCAACAACAGAACATCGCATCTTGCATCTAGAATGATTGGTGAGGTAATATCCTCAATCAAATAG
- a CDS encoding winged helix-turn-helix domain-containing protein: MNTLTLRSIQTESHPETKMTFWYLFATSKGAKTRIKIMRLLQSHPYNTHRISQELMMDYKAIKHHMDILEKNNLIDKFDANYGATFFPSTIFEENKVLFDEIISRMSV; encoded by the coding sequence ATGAATACACTTACGCTTCGATCAATCCAAACAGAGTCTCATCCTGAGACAAAAATGACATTTTGGTACCTGTTTGCAACTTCAAAAGGTGCAAAAACACGAATTAAGATCATGCGTCTTTTGCAGAGTCATCCTTACAACACCCATAGGATATCTCAGGAATTGATGATGGATTACAAAGCAATAAAACATCATATGGACATTTTAGAGAAAAATAATCTCATTGACAAGTTTGATGCCAACTATGGAGCAACATTTTTCCCATCCACGATATTTGAAGAAAACAAAGTTCTCTTCGATGAAATTATCTCAAGAATGTCTGTATAA
- a CDS encoding transcription initiation factor IIB family protein codes for MSSQDKTCLRCGKNSLVTDIESQEIVCSNCGLVVDEKVTDRRPDRTFSDSVNKSHTGDKSTLIRHDRGLSTVINSADKDSSGNTLSASMRSSIGRLRKWDSRSRVKTSDDRNLRHALGEILKLKEKLSLSDAIAEKAAYIYRKALDKSLIRGRSILAVVAASMYAACRESETPRTLDEVADAIGIRRKEVTTSYRLIFRELELRMPVVDSVSCISKIASNADVSEKIKRDAIKILKKAEKENILAGKHPMGVAASALYLAGVYAGDIRTQKDIADAAGITEVTVRNRCKSLRQVV; via the coding sequence ATGAGTTCTCAGGACAAGACGTGTCTTAGGTGCGGAAAAAATTCCCTTGTGACTGACATAGAGTCCCAGGAGATTGTTTGCTCAAACTGCGGATTGGTAGTGGATGAAAAAGTTACTGACAGAAGACCTGATAGGACCTTTAGCGATTCTGTAAACAAATCTCACACAGGTGACAAATCCACCCTGATTCGACATGATCGTGGTCTGAGCACTGTGATTAATTCTGCTGATAAGGACTCTTCAGGAAATACCTTGTCTGCATCCATGAGATCTTCTATTGGCAGACTGAGAAAATGGGATAGTAGAAGCAGGGTTAAAACCAGCGACGATAGGAATCTTCGACATGCATTAGGTGAAATTCTAAAACTCAAGGAAAAACTTTCCCTCTCTGATGCAATAGCTGAAAAAGCAGCATACATCTACAGAAAAGCCTTAGACAAGAGCCTCATTAGAGGCCGTTCTATTCTGGCAGTGGTTGCAGCATCCATGTACGCTGCATGCCGTGAGTCTGAAACACCACGAACGCTTGATGAGGTAGCTGATGCTATTGGGATTAGAAGAAAGGAAGTCACAACAAGCTACAGATTGATTTTCAGAGAACTTGAACTTAGAATGCCTGTGGTGGATTCTGTTTCATGCATTTCAAAGATTGCAAGCAATGCAGATGTATCTGAAAAAATAAAGCGTGATGCAATAAAAATTCTAAAGAAAGCAGAAAAAGAAAACATTTTGGCAGGAAAACATCCGATGGGTGTTGCAGCATCTGCATTGTATCTGGCAGGAGTTTATGCAGGAGACATTCGAACTCAAAAAGACATTGCCGATGCAGCAGGAATTACAGAAGTGACTGTAAGAAACCGTTGTAAGAGTCTCAGACAAGTTGTCTAG
- a CDS encoding nitroreductase family protein, which translates to MSFFKTIEKRRSSRSFSKKAVEKSKISKILKAAWMSPSSMGTQNYQVYEVVSASKKEKLVKATHDQGYVDAPLVLVFCTDPKRIKDMGARGKNLFAVQDATIAAAYAQLAATAQGLSSVWIGHFKEKAVAQTLKTKLRPVAILAIGYSTEKPGPKEFQKMKDLFKKV; encoded by the coding sequence ATGTCCTTTTTCAAAACAATTGAAAAGAGACGCTCATCAAGATCCTTTTCAAAAAAGGCTGTTGAAAAATCAAAGATATCTAAGATTCTCAAGGCAGCATGGATGAGCCCCTCGTCTATGGGAACGCAGAACTATCAGGTGTACGAGGTTGTCAGTGCGTCAAAAAAAGAAAAACTAGTCAAGGCAACACATGACCAGGGATATGTCGATGCACCGCTGGTTTTGGTATTTTGCACTGATCCAAAAAGAATCAAGGACATGGGAGCACGTGGAAAGAACCTGTTTGCAGTCCAGGATGCAACAATTGCAGCAGCATATGCACAGCTAGCAGCAACTGCACAGGGATTGTCAAGCGTATGGATAGGCCATTTCAAAGAAAAGGCAGTTGCTCAAACTCTAAAGACAAAACTGCGACCTGTGGCGATTCTGGCAATTGGATATTCTACTGAAAAGCCAGGACCAAAAGAATTTCAAAAGATGAAAGACCTGTTCAAAAAAGTCTAA